CGGTAGCGTCTCGAGACGCCTCCCGCCCGCGGACCCCCTTGACAGCCCCCGGCTCAATTCAGTATTTTTGAACTGTCATTAATCCCTGATTAACCGCCCCCCGGGGCAGGAGTGCGGATGCGGACCCGGCTGTCCCTGACCGTCAACGGCGAGACGCACGACGTCCTCGTGGCCGTCCACAAGACCCTCCTCGAGGTGCTGCGCGAGGACCTGGGGCTGACGGGCACCAAGCACGGCTGCGAGCTCGGCGAGTGCGGCACCTGCACGGTGCTCGTGGACGGCGAGCCCGTGCTCTCGTGCCTGGCCCTGCCCGCGGACCTCGCCGGCCGAGAGATCGAGACGGTCGAGGGGATGGCCGAGGGTGGGCGCCTCCACCCGCTCCAGCAGGCGTTCGCCGAGCTCGGCGCCGCCCAATGCGGCTACTGCACACCGGGGATCCTCTTGACGGCCAAGGCGCTCCTCGCCGACCGCCCCCACCCGACGCGGCGGGAGATCAGAGAGGCGCTCGCCGGCAATCTCTGCCGCTGCACCGGGTACACGAAGATCCTCGAGGCCGTCGAGCTGGCCTCGCTGCGCACCGGAGTCGCGCGATGACCCGCGCCGAGGGCAAGCACGAGTTCACCGTCGTCGGCCAGCCGCTCCCGAAGATCGACGCGTGGGCCAAGGTCGTCGGCGAGACCCGGTACGCCGACGACTTCTTCCTGCCGCGCATGGCCTACGGCCGGCTCCTGCGCTCGCCGCACGCCCACGCGCTCATCCGGTCCATCGACGTCTCCCGCGCGCGCGCCCTGCCGGGC
The Candidatus Methylomirabilota bacterium DNA segment above includes these coding regions:
- a CDS encoding (2Fe-2S)-binding protein; the protein is MRTRLSLTVNGETHDVLVAVHKTLLEVLREDLGLTGTKHGCELGECGTCTVLVDGEPVLSCLALPADLAGREIETVEGMAEGGRLHPLQQAFAELGAAQCGYCTPGILLTAKALLADRPHPTRREIREALAGNLCRCTGYTKILEAVELASLRTGVAR